One region of Vigna angularis cultivar LongXiaoDou No.4 chromosome 10, ASM1680809v1, whole genome shotgun sequence genomic DNA includes:
- the LOC108327674 gene encoding uncharacterized protein LOC108327674 — protein MGHQGEYNKADILDLSAKNCQDFEFDSSTWLSSTLNSQKEKTDNPKRECREKCNMVPISEEELKIRSELGMEIENELEKEIKEGIYHLALGLHRIYQERKERSAKETFELDNKRARALTELNISIRMEGRTKVEIREVNNVKKGGSYQRNSWPKNVKEVKKIDWVKTLRGGSSPVCGSRLSNVSSKPKGKKLSTDPNGLSNWKIHSGRGKKAGSFGQVKQNASVNKKILQLGWKV, from the exons ATGGGTCATCAAGGAGAGTACAACAAGGCAGATATCCTAG ATTTATCAGCAAAGAATTGCCAAGATTTTGAGTTTGACAGCAGTACTTGGCTTAGTTCAACACTGAACTCACAAAAG GAAAAAACTGATAATCCCAAAAGGGAGTGCCGTGAGAAGTGTAACATGGTTCCTATTTCGGAAGAGGAGTTGAAGATACGAAGTGAGCTTGGAATGGAGATTGAAAATGAGTTGGAGAAAGAGATAAAGGAGGGTATATACCACCTTGCTCTTGGGTTGCACCGGATTTACCAGGAGAGGAAGGAAAGAAGTGCAAAAGAAACGTTTGAACTTGACAATAAGCGAGCTAGAGCACTTACTGAACTGAACATAAGCATAAGAATGGAAGGGAGAACTAAAGTTGAAATCAGAGAGGTGAACAATGTAAAAAAGGGTGGTTCTTATCAACGGAATTCTTGGCCAAAAAATGTGAAGGAAGTGAAGAAGATTGATTGGGTAAAGACCCTGAGAGGAGGTTCAAGCCCTGTTTGTGGCAGCAGATTATCAAATGTCAGCTCAAAGCCGAAGGGGAAAAAGCTAAGCACTGACCCTAATGGTTTATCCAATTGGAAAATTCACAGTGGGAGGGGAAAGAAAGCTGGTTCCTTTGGGCAAGTAAAACAGAATGCAAGTGTGAACAAAAAGATACTTCAATTGGGGTGGAAGGTTTGA